TGAATTTTTAGAAGGGAATATCTATTATGCTTTTACATACATAGATATTCCCTTTTCTATTTTTAAACCACTGCTAAAATTCTTTATCACAACAAAAAACACCGTCCCCGCAGCTCTCTTGTCTGCAAAAACAGTGCTTTTTCATGCGCCTTCAGGGACTCGAACCCTGGACAAATAGATTAAGAGTCTACTGCTCTACCAACTGAGCTAAAGGCGCTTATTTATTTTGTTTTCCTCAATGCAAAAAGTATTATAACTGATACATTTTAAAAAAGCAAGCACATTTTTATACTTTTTTTGTTTTTTTTAAGAAACACTTTAGAAATATTTACACATTTTACGCTTAGTCTGTGCTCACTTTGAACTTGTAATCTCAAAGCGTGCTCGACAAATTCGCTAAAAGTGTATAAATATTTCCGAATAATGTTTCAAACAACAGTTCCACTTCTTCTATTTCCTTTTCACTTTTACAGAATGAAGCGTCTTTTCCACCTCTTCAATAGACCTTAAAACCTCCGAGGTCTTTGTTTTTTGCCTTCTGTTTTGATATGCCCATTGAAAAACTGCATCCTTTATTCCGCTTTTTCCTTTCATTGCAGACTCTCCAAAAAATTTCTTCTATTATATAGTCTATTGTCCTGCAATCAATTTGTGAATAGGATTTCCTTGAGAAGAGAATTTTTCTTCATATTCTGTCATCACATTTCCTTTATTCATTGCTTCATCATGATGAAGGTCAAAGGTATGTGCCAAGAGCTTCCATCCTGCTTCTTTTACTTCCTCCAAAGAAAATTCAAAGAGCTCTCTGTTATCTGTCTTAAATTCTACTACTCCTTCAGCATCCAGCACCTGCTGATATCTCTCCAGAAACTGACGGGAGGTTAATCTGCGCTTTGCATGTCTTTCCTTTGGCCATGGGTCTGAAAAATTCAAGTAAATCTTTTTTACCTCTCCTTTTTCAAATACTAACGGAAGTTCTCTTGCATCCATACGAATGAAGAACAGATTATTTAAAATTTTCCCTTCTTTTTCCTGTTCTTCTCTTTTCTGAAGCGCACGTAATAAAACGCTGTCATACATTTCAATTCCGATAAAATTTACGTCAGGATAAAGCTCTGCCAAGGTCATAATAAAGCGTCCTTTTCCCATTCCCACTTCGATATGAACCGGATTATGATTTCCAAAAACCTCTGCCCATTTTCCCTTTTTTTCCTGCACATCATGCACGACATATTTGCTATCTTCAATGGCATCCTTTGCCCCCGGTATATTTCTTAATCGCATTCAAAATTCCTGCCTTTCCAATTCTTCTATAAAAGTATAACCCATACCCTATCTCCTGTCAAAGACACAATAAATCCGGTGGTTTTTTTCCGGAAATGGTGTATAATAAGATGAGCAAGAAAAAAAGGAGGAAAGCCTATGGAAGACATTATCAACAAGCTTGCAGAAATAGAAGCTGCCGCCTCACATATTATGGAAGATGTTTCAGAGCAGAAAAAGCAACTGGCACAGCAATATGAAGAAGCTGTCCAGCAGTTTGATTTCACCATAGACACGGAAAGCCAAAACCGCTCCGATACAATCCGGCGGGAATTGGAAGTCCAGATGAAACAGGAGCTGGAAAAGCAGCGCAATGAGGCTGAACAGGTTTTAACCAGACTGGAAGCCTACTACACCAAATGTCATACGGACATGGCAAAAGAAATTTATGACAGAATATTAAGGATGTGAGAATATGGGAAGTCTGCTTTCTTACAGCGGTCTGTCCACAAAGGTACGGGCCATGCAAAGCAAGCTTATAAAAGAAGTCCAATATCAGGAAATTGCTCAAATGCCTTCTGTTACGGCTATTGTTTCTTATTTAAAGAAGCAGCCGGGATTTCAGGACCTTTGGGCAGATTTAGATGAAAACAGCCTCCACAGAGGAGATATTGAAAGGCTTCTTACTCATACCATTTATCAAAATTTTGCCAAGTTATACCGCTTCGCTAATCCGGAACAGCGAACCTTTATGGCATTGTATTTTAAACGCTATGAATTGGCAATTATGAAGGAATGTCTTAGAAAGGTCTTTGATAAAGGACACGCTGAGTTGGACCTTTCTCTTTTTAAGGACTTTTTCGACCGCCATTCAAAGCTGAATATTGAAAAGCTTGCAAATTCTTCTACGGTGGAAGAATTTATTTCTAATCTGGAGGGTTCCGAGTATTATAAACCCCTGAAAAAATTAGGGAATGATTACACCCCCAGAATTTTTGATTATGGTATGGCACTAGACCAGTATTATTTTGCCAATATCTGGTCCGTAAAAGAAAAACTCTTCAAAAAACGAGATTTAGAAGAAATCACAAAAGCATACGGAAATAAATTTGACATGTTAAATCTTCAATGGATTTACCGTTCAAAAAAATATTACCACA
The DNA window shown above is from Blautia hansenii DSM 20583 and carries:
- a CDS encoding V0D/AC39 family V-type ATPase subunit; its protein translation is MGSLLSYSGLSTKVRAMQSKLIKEVQYQEIAQMPSVTAIVSYLKKQPGFQDLWADLDENSLHRGDIERLLTHTIYQNFAKLYRFANPEQRTFMALYFKRYELAIMKECLRKVFDKGHAELDLSLFKDFFDRHSKLNIEKLANSSTVEEFISNLEGSEYYKPLKKLGNDYTPRIFDYGMALDQYYFANIWSVKEKLFKKRDLEEITKAYGNKFDMLNLQWIYRSKKYYHMTPADIYALLIPVHYRLSRREISALVEAGDEEEFKHILDTTYYKKRFPELVPEKLEAFYNLNLKNILETESRKYPHSVIMLYSYLYHKEHEVDRLTTAIECVRYGLSSAEILKYIAKT
- the trmB gene encoding tRNA (guanosine(46)-N7)-methyltransferase TrmB produces the protein MRLRNIPGAKDAIEDSKYVVHDVQEKKGKWAEVFGNHNPVHIEVGMGKGRFIMTLAELYPDVNFIGIEMYDSVLLRALQKREEQEKEGKILNNLFFIRMDARELPLVFEKGEVKKIYLNFSDPWPKERHAKRRLTSRQFLERYQQVLDAEGVVEFKTDNRELFEFSLEEVKEAGWKLLAHTFDLHHDEAMNKGNVMTEYEEKFSSQGNPIHKLIAGQ